Below is a genomic region from candidate division SR1 bacterium Aalborg_AAW-1.
TAACAGCAGCTGAATATAATCAACAACTCATCCAAGAGTGAAAAAATAATTGCACACTTATTAATGGAACTTATTTTGGTTTATTATCAGGATGATTTCAACCAGCTTGAACTATTACACTCTATCTAGGTTTACATAATAAACAAATTATACCTTCTACTATAGATCCCTCTCTCGATCAAAATTTAAAAACACTCGTACAGTATAATAGTATCAATAATACTGTTGTTTTTGATAAAGACAATAACATTATTCGTTGAATACAATTCTATGCATGACCTATGATTATTACCAACAACACTATCAATCCTAATCTTTCTACTAATACAAGCCATCGAAATGGTAAGTATCCAAGAACCTTCTTAGTACAAGATTATCATAATAAGACTATTCTTGGAATCACAACTAAAAAAGTTTCTCTCACAGAACTAGGAGAAAAACTAAAAGAACTCTTTCCATCTGAAAAAACCTCTGTCATCAATCTCGATGGTTGACCTTCCACGACACTGTATAATGAATATATGAGTTTTAATATTACTGACGAAAAACTTCCCTTATGGTTTAGTATTTGTGAATAAAAATAAATTCTTAGTTCAACCAACAATACAGTCTTGATAATAAAATTTATAGGAAAATAAATTTCCTCTTGCAACAAATCTGATAATCAGTATGATACAGGCAGTGTAATCTGTACTATCACTACAGTCAGATTTTTTATTTTTCTACACTCGATTAACTTATGGCAAAAGACGAAATCCCACTAAAAAACGTGAGAAACGTAGGTATTATTGCGCATATTGATGCTGGTAAGACTACTACTACAGAACGTATTCTTTACTATACTGGTAAAAACCACAAAATAGGAGAAGTACATGAAGGTGCTGCTACTATGGATTGGATGGAACAAGAACAAGAGAGAGGTATTACTATTACTTCTGCTGCTACAACTTGTTTCTGGAAAGGTCACCGTATCAACATTATCGATACTCCAGGTCACGTAGACTTCACGATTGAAGTAGAAAGATCGATGAGAGTACTTGATGGTGCAGTTACTGTGTTCTCTTCTTCTGATGGAGTACAACCTCAAACAGAAACAGTATGGAGACAAGGAGACAAATACCATGTACCTCGTATGTGTTTCGTCAACAAAATCGATAAAATCGGTGCTAATTTTGCGATGTGTATCGAAAGTATTAAAACAAGACTTTCTGACAAAGCTATTGCTATTCAATTCCCTTATGGAGAATCAGATGAGTTCAAAGGGATCATCAATCTTCCAAATATGAAGTATTATACTTTTGAAGGAGCAAATGGAGAACAACAAGTAGAACATGATATTCCAGCTGATGCACTTGATAAAGCAAAAGAAATGAGAGAGGCTCTTATTGATGCAGTATCAGTGTTTGATGATGAACTTGCTATGAAATATCTTGAAGGAGAAGAAATTTCTGAAGAAGAAATTAAAGCTGCTCTTAGAAAAGCAGTATGTGCAAATGCATTATATCCAGTTCTTGTAGGATCAGCATTGAGAAATGCTTGAGTACAATTAATGATCGATGCCGCATGTGACTACCTTCCATCACCAGTAGATGTAGGAGCTGTAAAAGGTATCAATCCTGACAACGAAGAAGAAGTACTTTCTAGAGATCCTGATCCTAAAGCACCTGCTTCAGCACTTGCCTTCAAAATTATGGCTGATCCATTTGTAGGTACACTTACCTTTGTGAGAGTATATTCTGGTACTATCAAATCAGGAGATGCTATTTTTAATGCCTCTACAGGTAAAAAAGAAAGAGTAGGACGTCTTCTTCTTATGCATGCCAACAAAAAAGAAGAAATTGATGAAATTTCAGCAGGTCATATCTGTGCATTCCTTGGTCTCAAAGAAACTAAAACAGGTAATACACTCTGTGATA
It encodes:
- the fusA gene encoding Elongation factor G, which codes for MAKDEIPLKNVRNVGIIAHIDAGKTTTTERILYYTGKNHKIGEVHEGAATMDWMEQEQERGITITSAATTCFWKGHRINIIDTPGHVDFTIEVERSMRVLDGAVTVFSSSDGVQPQTETVWRQGDKYHVPRMCFVNKIDKIGANFAMCIESIKTRLSDKAIAIQFPYGESDEFKGIINLPNMKYYTFEGANGEQQVEHDIPADALDKAKEMREALIDAVSVFDDELAMKYLEGEEISEEEIKAALRKAVCANALYPVLVGSALRNAGVQLMIDAACDYLPSPVDVGAVKGINPDNEEEVLSRDPDPKAPASALAFKIMADPFVGTLTFVRVYSGTIKSGDAIFNASTGKKERVGRLLLMHANKKEEIDEISAGHICAFLGLKETKTGNTLCDINNPIVLEKIDYPDPVIQLSVEPKTKNDQEKMGIGLNKLASEDPSFKYYTDPETNQTIIAGMGELHLEILVDRLKREHKVEVNTGQPQVAYREAITSTAQGVGVFKRQSGGRGQYGHVEMRIEPITPTEENGGYIFKDEITGGIIPREFIPAIDKGSKEVMAQGILAGYPIINVQVAPYHGSYHDVDSSEVAFKVATYRAFKDAFFKANPILLEPIMDVEVVSPEQYVGDVMGDISSRRGMIQGQENRGQLTVVNAKIPLSEMFGYSTDLRSATQGRASYSMHFASYEQVPKNVADKIIADRAGKVKGMGDED